The following proteins are encoded in a genomic region of Nicotiana sylvestris chromosome 4, ASM39365v2, whole genome shotgun sequence:
- the LOC104245930 gene encoding cytochrome c oxidase subunit 6b-1-like: MAEVDTSNAPSLSEQYLLKAQEEKSPEAAKPVEETEVKTPSAAPTEEVISKTEEDPVVESTEVSPAPEENSEAAAEASPPVEASSDESSESTEDETSGNEGSAVETPEIKLETAPADFRFPTTNQTRHCFTRYVEYHRCVAAKGEGAPECDKFAKYYRSLCPGEWIDRWNEQRENGTFPGPL, translated from the exons CAATACTTGCTGAAAGCGCAGGAAGAGAAATCCCCTGAGGCAGCAAAACCAGTGGAAGAAACTGAGGTTAAGACCCCTTCAGCTGCCCCAACTGAAGAAGTTATTTCCAAAACTGAGGAAGATCCAGTGGTTGAGAGCACTGAAGTTTCCCCTGCACCTGAGGAAAACAGTGAAGCTGCAGCTGAAGCCTCTCCACCTGTCGAGGCTTCCAGTGATGAAAGCAGCGAAAGTACTGAAGATGAGACCTCGGGAAATGAGGGATCTGCTGTTGAAACCCCTGAGATTAAG CTTGAGACAGCGCCTGCTGACTTCCGCTTCCCTACTACAAATCAGACAAGGCACTGCTTTACCAGATATGTCGAATATCATCG TTGTGTAGCTGCAAAGGGTGAAGGTGCACCTGAGTGTGACAAATTTGCCAAGTACTACCGTTCCCTTTGCCCTGGTGAATGG ATTGACAGATGGAATGAGCAGAGAGAGAATGGCACCTTTCCCGGACCATTGTAA